From the Thermodesulfobacteriota bacterium genome, the window TGCCGAAAGGCGGCAGGCCGACAATGGCCATGACCCCGAACATCAGCCCCCAGCCCACCAGGGGGTTGCCCTTGAACAGCCCTTTGATCCGGTCCATCTCCTGGGTGCGGTGCATCTGCGCTGCATGGCCGACGGTGAAGAAGATCGACGACTTGGCCAGGCTGTGGACCAGCATGTGCAGGAGACCGCCGAAGGTGGCGATGGGGCCGCCCAGGCCGAAGGCAAAGGTGGCGATCCCCATGTGCTCGATGGAGGAATAGGAGAACATCCGCTTGATGTCCTTTTGCCGCAGCAGGGAGAAGGAGGCGACCAGGACGGAGAGGATGCCGAAGCCCATCATGATGTCACCGGCGTGATGGGTGTGGGTGGAGCCATCCACCAGCACCTTGCAGCGGACCAGGGCATAGAGGGCGATGTTGAGAAGAAGGCCCGAGAGCACCGCCGAGATGGGGGTGGGACCCTCGCTGTGGGCGTCCGGCAGCCAGTTGTGCAGGGGCGCCAGGCCCACCTTGGTGCCGTAGCCGACCATGAGGAAGACAAAGGCCAGGGAGAGCACGGTGGGCTCCAGGCTGCCGCTCACCCGGTAGAGGTTGGTCCAGAGCAGGGCCTCGCCCCCCTCTCCCAGGACCTTCTCCGCCGCGAAGTAGAGGAGCACCGTCCCGAACAGGGCCTGGGCGATGCCGACGCCGCAGAGAATGAAATACTTCCAGGCCGCCTCGATGGCAGTGGGGGTGCGGTACAGGGAGACGAGCAGCACGGTGGACAGGGTGGCCAGCTCCATGGCGATCCAGAGGATGCCGACGTTGTTGGTCAGAAGGCACAGGAGCATGGCGAAGATGAACATCTGGAACATGGCGTGGTAGAAGCGCATCCCCACCGAGCCGACCCGGCCGTGCTTCCGCTCCCGGCGCATGTACCGGCGGCTGAAGATGGCGGTGGTCATGGAGACGAAGGCGGTGAGCACGGCCAGATAGACGTTGAAGGCATCGACGAAGAAGAAGCGGCCGGCCGCCAGGATCGGGCCGGCGGCCCAGACCTCCCAGGCCAGGCCGAGCCCGGCGACAAAGGTGGCGGCGGAGCCGGCGATGTTGACCTCCGGCGCAAACCGCCGGTCGCCCACCAGGGCGAGAATGGCGGCGGCAAACAGGGGGACGCCGAGAAGCACCAGAAGTGCCATGCTGCTGTTCACGGGTCAGTCCCCCTCTTTCAGTCTGGCCATCTGCTCGACATTGAGGCTGTCGAAGGCGGTATTGATCTGGAAAAAGAAGATGCCGAAGATGAAGGCGGCGATGAGGATATCCAGGGCCACCCCCAGCTCCACCACCAGGGGCATGCCGTAGGTGGCGCTGGTGGCGGCAAAGAACAGGCCGTTCTCCATGGCCAAAAAGCCGATGATCTGGCTCACCGCGTGCCGGCGGGTGATCATCATGAGAAGACCGATCATGACCGTGGCCATGGCCACCGCCAGGGTCGAGCGGGTGATGAGGGTGGACAGCTCCCGCACCGGGGCCATGAGGTGGTACGAGAAGATGACCAGCGCGATGCCGATCAGCATGGTCATGGGGATGTTGACGACGGTCTCCACCTCCTTGCGGATCCGCAACCGGTGGATGAGGACGTGGAGGATATAGGGCAGGAGGACCACCTTGAGCGCCAGGGTCAGCACCGAGGAGATGTAGAGGTGGTGCCGGTTCGCCACGTAGCCGACAATGGCGGTGTTCACCGACAGAAAGAGGCCCTGCCAGGTGAAGATGTGGATGAGCCCGTAGATCCGTTTCTGCACCAGCATGCCAAAGCCGGTGAGCAGCACGAGGGCGGCCAGGAAGCTGTTGGTCTGGGCGGCGAGAGCGGTGGTCATGGGTCAGTCCAGGATGAAGAAGGAGATCATGCCCAGGGTGGCCAGGAGGAAGGCCGAGCCCAGGAACTCGGTCAGCCGGAAGAGCCGCATCTTGGCCAGCCCGGTCTCGATCCAGACGATGCCAATACCGGCCAGGCCGAGCTTGGCGAAGAGGATGCCGAAGGCTGCGGGCAGCGCCAGGAGGTGGCCTTCGGTGGCGATGCCCCAGGGCAGGAAAGCGGCGATCCCCATGGCAACAAAGAGGAAGAGCTTCATCATCCCGGCCCATTCGATGAGGGCGAGGTGGCGGCCCGAATATTCCAGGATCATCGCCTCGTGCACCATGGTCAGCTCCAGATGGGTGGCCGGGTTGTCCACCGGGATCCGGCCTGTCTCGGCCAGAGCGATCATCACGAAGGCGAGCAGGGCAAAGGCCAGGGAAGGCCGGACCACCGTCTCGCCACTGGTGATGACCATGACGATCTGGGCCAGGGAGGTGGAGCGGTTGGTGAGGGAGACGGTGAAGATCGCCATCAGCATGGCCGGCTCGGCCAGGGAGGCGATCATCATCTCCCGGCTGGCGCCCATGCCTCCGAAGGCGGTGCCGATATCCATGCCGGCCAGGGCGGTGAAGAAACGGGCGATGGCAAAGAGTGCCACGATGACGATGATGTCCGCCGCCGGCGCCATGGGCAGGTCCACGGACAGGATCGGGATGATGCCGGCGCTCAGGACCGCGGTGCCGAACAGGAGGTACGGGGTGAAGCGGAAGATCCAGGAGGCGTTCTCCGCCAGCACCACGTCCTTGCCGATGAGCTTGGCGAGGTCCCGGTAGGGCTGGAAGAGGCTGGCCGAGGTGCGGCCCTGGGACCAGCACTTGAGCATGCGCACCCAGCCGACGAAGGCCGGCGCCAGCCCGACGACGGCGGCAATCTGCAGCAGCTCGACCACAAAGGCAGAGGGCTTCATCGCATGAACACCAGAAGGACCAGGATGGTGACAAAGGAGTAGATGAGATAGGCCTGGATCCGGCCCTGCTGGAGCCGCCCCACCTTGCGGGACAGCCAGAAGGACACCTCGACGATCGGCTTGTAGATCCAGCCCCAGACCCGGTCCCGGATGCGCAGCCGGTAGCGGATCCGCACCGGGAAGGCCTTGTGGCCGCTCTGCGGGGCGAGGATAGCCTGCTCCTTGATGTTGAACAGATAGCCGAAGATCCGCCGGATCGGCATGGCGAAGGAGGTGGCGTTGTACTGCATCCGGGCGGTGAGCTTCTCGAAGCCGCAATCCCAGATCGGCACCCGGTGGATGGCGCCGGGCTTCACATGCAAAAGAAGATAGGCCGCCGAGACCACCACCAGGATGCCGCAAAAGACGATGCCGCCGGAATAGGAGGCCCGTTCGTACGAGACCGGGGTGAGCCACATCCAGCCGTGCTCGCTGGCGGTGGCGGCCAGCCTGGCACCCACCAGCTGCTCGGCCAGGATGTCCATCCATTCGATGAACAGGGTGGGCATAACCCCCAGCCCCAGGCAGGAGAGGGCAGCCAGCAGCATGCCCAGCCGCATGGTCCAGCCGGCCTCCCGGATTTCGGTGGGTCGCCGGTGGCCCCGCCAGTGGCCGAGGAAGGTGACACCGAAGGCCTTGACGAAGCAGGCCGCTGCCAGGGCGCCGGTGAGCGCCAGGAGGGCAGCGCCCAGCGGGATCAGGAGCTTCATCACCTGGCTGGGCAGGGAGGGTGACAGCAGAAAGGCCTGGAAGGTGAGCCATTCGGAGACAAAGCCGTTCAAAGGCGGCAGGGCCGAGATGGAAACGCAGCCCACCAGGAAGAGGGCGGCGGTCCAGGGCATCCGGTGGATAAGGCCGCCCATCTCCTCCATGTTCCGCTCTTCGGTGGCGTGGAGCACGGCACCGGCGCCCATGAACAGGAGCCCCTTGAACAGGGCATGGTTCATGGTGTGGTAGAGCCCGGCAATGAGCCCCAGGGCGGCCAGGAGCGGCAGCTGGAAGGAGGTGAAGATCATGGCCAGGCCAAGACCGATGAGGATGATGCCGATGTTCTCCACCGAATGGTAGGCGAGCAGGCGCTTGAGATCATGCTGCATAAGGGCGTAGAGCACCCCCATGACCGCGGACAGGAGGCCGAAGACCAGCACCAGCGCTCCCCACCACCAGGGGAAGGTGCCGATGAGATCGAAGGTCACCCGGATGATGCCGTAGATGGCGGTCTTGAGCATCACACCGCTCATGAGGGCCGAGACATTGGACGGCGCCACCGGATGCGCCTCGGGGAGCCAGACATGGAGCGGCACCACGCCGGCCTTGGCGGCAAAGCCGAAAAAGGCCAGCAGGAACGCGGCGGTCGCCCATGGAACCGGAAAGGTGGCCTGCCGCATGGCGTCGAAGGTGTAGCCGACAAAGCTGCCGAAGCCGGCGGCGCAGCCGGCCAAAACGCCAAAGGCCAGCAGGATGGCGATGGCGCCCACGTGGGCCACGACCATATAAAGGAAGGCAGCCCGCCGGTTCTCGACCCGCTCGTTCTCGAACAGCAC encodes:
- a CDS encoding NADH-quinone oxidoreductase subunit H; the protein is MKPSAFVVELLQIAAVVGLAPAFVGWVRMLKCWSQGRTSASLFQPYRDLAKLIGKDVVLAENASWIFRFTPYLLFGTAVLSAGIIPILSVDLPMAPAADIIVIVALFAIARFFTALAGMDIGTAFGGMGASREMMIASLAEPAMLMAIFTVSLTNRSTSLAQIVMVITSGETVVRPSLAFALLAFVMIALAETGRIPVDNPATHLELTMVHEAMILEYSGRHLALIEWAGMMKLFLFVAMGIAAFLPWGIATEGHLLALPAAFGILFAKLGLAGIGIVWIETGLAKMRLFRLTEFLGSAFLLATLGMISFFILD
- a CDS encoding formate hydrogenlyase, which produces MTTALAAQTNSFLAALVLLTGFGMLVQKRIYGLIHIFTWQGLFLSVNTAIVGYVANRHHLYISSVLTLALKVVLLPYILHVLIHRLRIRKEVETVVNIPMTMLIGIALVIFSYHLMAPVRELSTLITRSTLAVAMATVMIGLLMMITRRHAVSQIIGFLAMENGLFFAATSATYGMPLVVELGVALDILIAAFIFGIFFFQINTAFDSLNVEQMARLKEGD
- the hyfB gene encoding hydrogenase 4 subunit B codes for the protein MNVLPVNVAAASVLLLLVFSLLAAILRRWQAVLVVVSFLTSALASLLAVAAGVWSVGANSTGRIVLPIGLPDLPFHLRLDPLAGFFLTVVGLLAFFVSLYSIGYVRGYLGRRSITSLVIFYCLFLAGMFMVVLADDALFFLVSWEIMAAASYFLVLFENERVENRRAAFLYMVVAHVGAIAILLAFGVLAGCAAGFGSFVGYTFDAMRQATFPVPWATAAFLLAFFGFAAKAGVVPLHVWLPEAHPVAPSNVSALMSGVMLKTAIYGIIRVTFDLIGTFPWWWGALVLVFGLLSAVMGVLYALMQHDLKRLLAYHSVENIGIILIGLGLAMIFTSFQLPLLAALGLIAGLYHTMNHALFKGLLFMGAGAVLHATEERNMEEMGGLIHRMPWTAALFLVGCVSISALPPLNGFVSEWLTFQAFLLSPSLPSQVMKLLIPLGAALLALTGALAAACFVKAFGVTFLGHWRGHRRPTEIREAGWTMRLGMLLAALSCLGLGVMPTLFIEWMDILAEQLVGARLAATASEHGWMWLTPVSYERASYSGGIVFCGILVVVSAAYLLLHVKPGAIHRVPIWDCGFEKLTARMQYNATSFAMPIRRIFGYLFNIKEQAILAPQSGHKAFPVRIRYRLRIRDRVWGWIYKPIVEVSFWLSRKVGRLQQGRIQAYLIYSFVTILVLLVFMR
- a CDS encoding hydrogenase 4 subunit F, encoding MALLVLLGVPLFAAAILALVGDRRFAPEVNIAGSAATFVAGLGLAWEVWAAGPILAAGRFFFVDAFNVYLAVLTAFVSMTTAIFSRRYMRRERKHGRVGSVGMRFYHAMFQMFIFAMLLCLLTNNVGILWIAMELATLSTVLLVSLYRTPTAIEAAWKYFILCGVGIAQALFGTVLLYFAAEKVLGEGGEALLWTNLYRVSGSLEPTVLSLAFVFLMVGYGTKVGLAPLHNWLPDAHSEGPTPISAVLSGLLLNIALYALVRCKVLVDGSTHTHHAGDIMMGFGILSVLVASFSLLRQKDIKRMFSYSSIEHMGIATFAFGLGGPIATFGGLLHMLVHSLAKSSIFFTVGHAAQMHRTQEMDRIKGLFKGNPLVGWGLMFGVMAIVGLPPFGIFTSEFLILTATIKDAPLWTPFLLLGLGVAFAALLRKVQPMVSGEIPSHQAPVTAAHLPVLLHMVLVLAIGFSMPDFLNAWLQATVELLQ